The stretch of DNA GCAATCCCCCATGATTTATTTATGCCACGagaatttaaaatcaattttctttGATTAGTTCATTACTTTGTATTATGGGatttttaattcttcttttttccttcttttcagtttttctttcagtagAAATAAGAAAACTAGAATCAACACCTCATAGTTACATCATTAGATAACGACCAGAGGTGTTTATAcacaacattatgatgtcacattgaagttgacctttgaccctttgtatataaaatgtcatcatttaattttatccttattgacatttgagttaaattttgtcataattagtgaatgaatttgtgagttatggtaTCAagcgtgttttgtgaggtcacagtgaccttgacctttgacctttgaccactaaattataatcagttcattgttgagtccaagtgaacgtttgtgtcaaatttgaagaagagatatcatgttcacgacctgaaaatattaaaataaatataataaaaatatgtgaaGTCACACAAATGCTACAAATTAAAATACTAAATTTAAGTGGGAAAAATGAATCAGCACTACAATGGACTGTGACTTTATGCTCCTTTAGTTTCCCTTAATGTTTCTCCAAAATAACAGAGTGTATCTCAGGTCAGTGATAATATGTAAACGAGTTTTCATGTGTTCCTCTGTTCACGCTTCGATCAGAACCAGGAACGTTTTTAGTGCCGACCGGCACATGTGGACTCCAGGAGTCCGGACGCTGACTCAAGTCCAGGTTTGTGTTTGAACAAATGAAGGtttgtctgaaatgtttttgtcttagtCTCCAGGAGGGTTTCATTCCTCCACCCAGCTGTCCAAACTCAACCTccaccatcatcctcctctAAACACCAAGCTCTCCTCCCTCACAtcttagttttttattttacagccacAGATAGGAGCTGGATGAGGTCATTCTTCATTCATCATCTCAATCCTTCGCTCCAACATGTCTGTGGCAGCGCCGCTCTGAAGCACCGCCCACTTTTTAAAGGGAGGTTTACACCTAATGATGTCATGAGCGATGGAGGGAAGGAGCGGCTGATATAACATCGCTGATCTCACGCGTTTGGCTCGACGTGTTTTACGAGCTGCTGCCTTCACTGCTGGAAGCTGTGACTCAGTCGGATTTCAGTTTTACCTTCAGCAATAAAGTCAAAGGTGAAGTTTCCATCGTTGAGTCATTGGCCTCAAATTCATTGTTCGTGGTTCGGGCAAAGCTTCTGATTGGACAAAAGTTGCACAAATACAGTATAACTGAAAAAACTAGGACAATGTCAAACGACATACACCAGACACCAGACAATCCGATCCAATTCATACTAAATGATCCGGATCTGCCCCCAGATCTAAAGGCTTCTTCCCTGACCCAcgtcccatccctccaccaagttcggtgcaaatcagttcaagACTTTTtacgtaatcctgctgacaaaagGTGAAACCAAGCGCCAACCTACGGGACTCAAGtgtcaaaagctgcagttcctctaacggccactagagtctggctccaacagtgagtcagtccccatagactcccatgttaaaatgtccaactttacagcagaaataaacatgtttacagcctggtacagaaactgttttggtctctagagctgatttcctctttcatgacacctgtttatataactcacctgtttatataactcagaAGATGAGATCTTGCAGATGAATcaaagacacagtcagagagcaactggtgaacatagtggagcatttagcagctaaagagccagatatttcccccaggagctggtggagaccaaacatgGAGCTAtaagagggaacactggacacaaacatgactccatGGCTGCTGGATGTGGAAATATGAAACTGTTTGATAACAAGCTCAACAAATCAACTGAAAAGGTGATATATGCCAACAATGTGCAGTCAAGTTAATACCGCCTCAGGAAACTGGCTAACACTGCTGGAGTCAAAGGTTGCATCTGCCGGCCTCACGCCTCCTCTGAACATCGCCTCCGTTCCCGGTGCAGTCACTTCACAAtcacagcatcacacacacagaggctccaCTCCTGCTGGGAGCTCCACAGAGCGGATAACTACCTGCAGCAGACTGCCTGGAGCCGCCGTACCTCTCCAGCCaccagagaaaacacagtaacGCCGCATCTGGACGGAGTTAAGCGGAGCCATAAATCGCCGGCGGCGGAGGGCGATGCAgtgagagaggtggagaggtcACCTCTGACCCTCTCCATCAGTGTTTACCCTCAGACAGCGGCGGGTTAACCAGCAGCAGAAACGATCTGACCgggagaaacactgagctgcGAGAAGAGGATGAACGTTCAAGAGCGGAAATGATCGGCGAGGAATAAGTCATTAATGCTTCATTAATTATCAGGCTGTTCtttctcatgtctttgtttACCTTAGTGTAAAGTGTGAACAGACTCGTATCATCCAGCGGCTGATGAAAACTGCACAGTGTGCATCTTGACATTTTACTCGTACATGTCAGAGACTTGCAGCTGATCCACAGCTTCACACGGCGGCTcctctctgagtgtttactttAGGTACGACTCAGATTTTGCATCAATAAACGTTTTTTCCCTGAAATCTCTAAACGGAGGTGACGagcacaaagtacagctgtgTTTAGATTGATgcccctttttttccctttctcaaTTTTATCCTCATTCTTTTTAGTCTTAAAAGTTTTCCCTCCTGTGTGACCTGCTCTCTCTGGACCACCCTGCCTGAGTAAAGgctgaatgagtgaatgaatgaatgaatgaatgtcccAGACGtctattaaaagaaaactttcctgattggctgcctgTTGTGTTGCTCTGCACAAAACCTCAGCATTTAAATCTAATTCTCTCTCCTGAAAGACGTTTTTAACCTCTGGTCCAGGATCCAGGGAGATTTACATCAATTTGAGGGGAATGTTTCTAAAATGACGCACAAAAACATccagaatatttccatttgatggaGCAGTTACAGACTGAATGTAAAACCGATCAGGACATTGATCGGGATATTCACCTTTTCTTCAGCGAGCGGTTCAGGgactctgttctctctgtgatctggaagagaagaagaagaagtgtgagGTCATTTCTCTGATGAACACAGGAAGTTTTCCTCCGTGTCGCTGCCTCGGTTCTGAAGTGCGCTAATTGCAGCTCGGCTCTGCGTTCGGCCGCAGACCGCCACGACCCCGTCCAAGACAAACAGAGCCGGGTCTGCTGGCCTTCATCAAACTGCACGAGTCATCAGAGCAGCTGCGCTCCGAAGGCAAgagcagaggatgatgggaatgtgctttttttttttaacccataATTCCCTGAAGAACAAGagactgatttgatttttcGGTTAAAACTTTGATGTTCTGCGTCTCTCTTTGAGATTTCCCATATCGAGGTTCCTTgttatcaaaaaaaaacaacctctggCTGTCAACACATCTGTCCAAGTGAAGTATTTTCCTCCACACGTCTGTCACTCACAAATGAAATGAGTCTGCACCGACACGTGTGCACTGCCGAACTCGCAAAAGtctattttcttctgtttaaagttattttttggggcagtttttatgcctttattttgatagagaaagtagagacagacaggaaatatggGCAAAAAGTCTATTTTCTGTCagacaaatgtattttctgaGCATGTGCGGATCCAAAGAtgtaaaaaatctaaatctaagCTGTTTTCTGTGGATCGTTATtgtaaaatgaacatgaacaggAACAACAGAAAACGTGAGTGACGGCGAGGAGACAGCTGACGCAGCCTTTACGCTGACTGCTGGTTGTGATTCTCCACACCACGTGAGCACAATAATACTTTCTGAACTCTGTGGGTTTGCTCTTCTCTCTAGTTCAAAAACTTAATTCATGTCTTCCGTCCACATTTATCCGACAGAAAGTTTCTTAAACAGTCCTTGAATctggagacaaaataataattaacatGGAGACTTGTCGGTTCACTGCTGCTCAACATATGATGTCACTGAATAAACCACAAGGTCAGGAGATGTGGTATAATAAGTGATTAAGCtgcctcctctgcacctcctcctcaggTGTTCCTCACCTTGTGCGTGGGAGCTTTGGGACTGATGGGACTGAACATCTCGTCTCCGTCCACGCTGGACGTGCTCAggctcttcatcctctctgctgcctccatcctcctcctctcgatGTCTTCCTTCAtccgtctcctctcctcctggaGTCAGGGGCACAAAACCCATTTTCTACATGAGACCGTGCGGCTCTAATTAAGGAaaccaactcctgagagaaatatccGTCTCTTCAGCTGCGACGTGTTCCACTTTCTTCCCCAGCTAGTCTCTATCTTTGTCCTATCCGTCTTTAAAAGGCCAGAACACTTGTTCATTGTTTGATAAAAGTATGGACTGACTGCTCCTTGACTAACTGTCCTGGAAAGTTTTCAGATCACTTTTACACAAGATTTTTAACAGGCCACTTTCAGTAAGAAATCTGTGATACTTCAGTTAAAATAAACCCGTCTGATTGGTCGAGTAGATATCTGAGCAATACCTCATACAGTCTTTCACACATTAATCTTTCAATGAGTCGTGGTCACCTCCTCTCTGGCCAgccgctgctgctcctcctcctccctccggCGCTCCTCTTCCCCCCGGACCCGgcgtctctcctccctcctcctcttcagctcctccagctcctgctcgGCCTCGACCTGTCGGTGCCtcagctgctccagctcctgGCTCTCCTTCACCTGGAGGCCCCGTCGGATCTTCTCCAGACGCTGCTCCGTCTCCAGGATGGCCTCCGCCTCCTCCGGCTCCGTGGCTCTGCTACGTACACACCAGGGAATTATTAAAcgtaaaataaaagtttcatttATGACCAGACTCTGGACTGTACAGTGTCCAAGGTCTGTGTTCAAGGTCTTTCTGAAAGCTGAGACCGGATACTCTGACTTCCTGCCCATAAATAAATAGTTATCTGCTCCTGTACTGGCTGATGAGAGTCAAACATTCGCCATTTTAACAAACAGTATTCATCAGAGAATAAATACGACGGTCTACACACCTGGTGGATCTCTTTGTCTTGTTGATGTATGACGTCGCTTCCTCACTGGTTGCGTCTCCGCTGGCGTTGCTGTGTTTCGGCTCCTGGTGAAGGAAAACCTTCGACGTGTAGGAGACTTTGACTTTCTCCACCTGCACACGAAAGGTTAGAGACACCAGATCACCACCCGAACTCTTCTTATATACGACAATCTGAGCGACCGGAaactcaacacaaacactgtcacatttaGCTACTGGCCTCACGTTCGACCTGACGGCAGtaaagacttgagacttgacttggatTTCACCTCCTTGAAACCTGATTGTAAAAATTGACTCAATAATTGAGACTCAATAAACTCAACCTTGACTTTGACTCATTTTAAATGCCGTTAAGACTCGATTTGAACCGGTCTTGGCTCATGTAAGACTTAACTCTTAATTCTGAATGACTTAAACGTGTCTCAACAACTCAAGACTTGACTGGAAACTAAACTTGGTCTTGTCTTTAATAATTTGAGACTTGACCCCCATTTGTCCCAATTGACTCGAGACTCTCTGTCTTGTCATATTACCTAACCCTTGACTCGTCGTCCTCTTCGTCCTCGTCCATGGGACTGGACTCAGAAAACTTTAAACCTGACTCAGATTTGTCTTGAACATTTTAAGACTTTACTCTGACTTGTGTCAAATGCCTCGATTTGGACTGGTCTTGACTCAAACGTGTCTCGAACGACTCAAGACTTCACTCTGGAAACTAAACTTTGTTGTGTCTCTAATAACTTGAGGCTTGACCCGGTCTGGCCTCTAATGACTTAAGACTCTGTCATATTACCTAACCCTTGACTCTGACTCCTCTGAAATGACTTGGGACTTTAGATCTGACTCAGATTTGTCTTGAACATTTAAAAGTTTGATCTCGTCTCAAATGACTTGAGGAACCGACTCCTCTCTAGTTACTCTTACACTTGACTTAGAGCTGACTGAAATGACTGAGACATGGTTTGGATTTGTCTCAAATGATGCTGAACTTGTCTCCAGTAACTCAGGACACGAGTCTGACGCTTCTTGAATTATTAAAATCTTAAACGGCTCAGTTGTTTGGTGAGGAAGCCTTACCTCTGTTTTTGGCCTTTGaatctcctccctcctcttggtcatcacctcctccctcttcctcttctcctcttcctccctcttcgCCCTCTCGGCTCGAACCGACTCCTCCTCACGTTCCCTCTTTCTGTCCACCTCCATCCTGGCCCTGTCCGTCCCCTGCCGCTCCTGTCTCAGGAGTCGGCTGGAGGACGTGACGGAGGCCTGGACGGTCTTGGCGGGCGCAGCTTTGTTTATCGTgtcctcctcttcgtcctcgtcctcctcgcCGCCCTGGCTGAGCTCCTGCAGGCGCTGCtgcctccgtctctctctgcgCTGAGTCCAGTCGCTGAAGCCTTCGTCCTCCTCCAGAGACGGAGAGCCGCTCGGCTTCAGGTCGCTGTCGTACCTGAGGAGGAAGGGCGAGACGGGACAGGGCGGTCAGGGCGGCTTACTGACAAAGTTTGACTGATGTGAGACAGCGGCAGGTGTCACAGGTTTCATGTAACAACTACAGGTGATCTGACAGGAGGTCTGATTTTCACTGTAGGAGCGTATTTCAGCTTCTGTCCGTCAAAAGGCATTAGATGATTTTTGTAACAAGGCCTCGAGTCCTTCAGTAAACAGAGGCTTAGACCggctgcagggggggggggggggggtgtcagtcCAGGACGGACAAATAACAGTGAGCAAAGTCCGTGAACATAACCTGGAATCACGGCAAAGaattacagaataaaaatgtccatTATCGATCTTTAGATGCGTCCACACTGTGGCATATTCAGCTTGTGTGATCACAGAGTCATTAGCAGCAGAGCGCAGcagacagatgaatgaatgagcagCGTCTGGTTCAGCTGAAATAACAGCCCcgtgaaaacaggaaatggagaCTGGCCAGAAACACATGCAGCAATGTGTCTGGGACTCGTCTACATGTTTGGTTTGCAGAGTTTATTTAAAACATGGGCGTCAGGTTGGTCTAATAtctgcagttttgttttatataatgtCAGATACAAGATTACAGGGTGTTGGCTGAGATGACTCCTCCAGTCCTCTGACACCATAAGAGTAAAAATaatttgtattattaataaGATATGAATGTTTTCCATTGAAATGACAACCTACCTAGTGACCTATTGCAGTTTTGCGAGACCTAAAACTGAGACTCAGCCTGGACCTGAATCTTTACCACCCAACCCTGTTGAACCTGACCTGCATCACTGGTCCTGCCAAATATGAGACCTGACACCAACCGGAGAGCCGGGGTGATATTTGTGCTTTATTTCCAACAGGAAGTTTGGTTTAAATGACAGTCAGACTGTTAGAAACCAGTGTTGGAGAAGCaaatctgttttatgatgtgacaCCACTATGGTGAAAGTCCGGTTAGATTCAGGTACAGATGGTTGGTGTTGGGAAAAGATCATGAATTTGGTTAAAGTTACTTCTCGGGGTTAAGGTTACGGATCAATCAAAGAGAAACCAACGTTGACTGTTGGTTGGAAACGAATGGTGGTCTCCGGAGTCACggtctgatgttttgttttgttgacccgTCCATCCATCCAGATCCTGGATGTAGAGGCTGTACATTAACGCCCCCCATTTCCTCCATCGCTCCCAATGGACCAGAGTCGTAATTGCTACCGCTGCTCGAGGGCTTCGTAAACACGTGGAAGCTTTGGGCATTTCCTGAAACGTCTCCTTATTCCATCCATTAGTTCACCACACTAATGCATCAttgctgaggtggaaaagttggtttttcaataaaaaactaaacacaacGGAAAGAGACTAAGAGAAGAACCGATACGTCGCATCAATGgcgaaacaaaaacatcagatctgtggAGCGAAGAGAAAACCGtaaactttttttccacatggtTTTCCATCGTTTGAGCTCAGACTTAACGACCTCATCTTGCTGCATCTTcctcttctgcagtggtttaatggcCCCAACTGTGTAATAGTAGTGGGTTATAAATTTGCTGTACATATAGAAATTTCTTCATGAATTACATTAGAAAACCAAACCTGAACTGGACCGGAACCCAAAGCTTCACCACGATAAAAATGACCCGACATTGACCTCAAAAATCTGATTCTTTACCGGGTCGGGTTCAGGCCTGCAGTTAAATCTTTCAAACTTCCATTCAAGTGTTAACCGATTGTTGATTAATTAAACTTCTCATTAGACAGCTTTCCAGTCATTAGCACAGTGTCTCCCTCTGTTCCCCCCCTGCTGATTTTAAGTAatcaaagtgtgttttgtgtttccaggAGCTGGCAGAAAGGAATTCACCCAGCATTCCCCACATGATTAAAATGCCCGGCCACTCCGCCCAGCGCAGGCCCCGCTGCATGATGGGAGACTCTGCCTGATCTCTCGGCAGCTAATCAGCCTTAACGAGCCGTTCTGTTTTGTCATATCAACTTTTTCAAAACCAAACCATTATGAGCTTCAGTTTCATACCAGCAGTTACTATATAATGAGTGCATAAACATATATTATAGATTATTTTAAGACAATATTTTAACTTGATACAaactttcatgtttcatttcgcttcacttaaaaaacacaaactgtgatttttacatttctgttttgtagCTTTGAGCAGAGCCAGGCATTTTctaatctttatgctaagctaagataaccatGTTGTGACTCCATCTCCCCAGCTGGCACTGGACATCACTGTCACATCGGACAGACGTTAAAGTttgtttggaaatgaaaa from Seriola aureovittata isolate HTS-2021-v1 ecotype China chromosome 10, ASM2101889v1, whole genome shotgun sequence encodes:
- the lsp1a gene encoding non-muscle caldesmon isoform X1; its protein translation is MSNALLRRNSSKQGLQNLIRLTAQRSIEDAEEAERERRRRAREASRRRNSGSTPGESSPENGTPTEENMYDSDLKPSGSPSLEEDEGFSDWTQRRERRRQQRLQELSQGGEEDEDEEEDTINKAAPAKTVQASVTSSSRLLRQERQGTDRARMEVDRKREREEESVRAERAKREEEEKRKREEVMTKRREEIQRPKTEVEKVKVSYTSKVFLHQEPKHSNASGDATSEEATSYINKTKRSTSRATEPEEAEAILETEQRLEKIRRGLQVKESQELEQLRHRQVEAEQELEELKRRREERRRVRGEEERRREEEEQQRLAREEEERRRMKEDIERRRMEAAERMKSLSTSSVDGDEMFSPISPKAPTHKITERTESLNRSLKKSNSFKKTQPLVLTSKIDDKLEQYAHAVENSQEARAVKASLSDLPSSPEVVASKKNLFEAGEAWTQSPTKGATCKDADGLKVGVASLITQWVKGPSDGSRQSPCKAADVKPGDVMQKKNMWEIIGDSSGRPGQGAKGSAAGKKYKFVVTGHGKYEKIPVDDESGEEFTNGKSDLYHRDY
- the lsp1a gene encoding non-muscle caldesmon isoform X2, encoding MSNALLRRNSSKQGLQNLIRLTAQRSIEDAEEAERERRRRAREASRRRNSGSTPGESSPENGTPTEENMYDSDLKPSGSPSLEEDEGFSDWTQRRERRRQQRLQELSQGGEEDEDEEEDTINKAAPAKTVQASVTSSSRLLRQERQGTDRARMEVDRKREREEESVRAERAKREEEEKRKREEVMTKRREEIQRPKTEVEKVKVSYTSKVFLHQEPKHSNASGDATSEEATSYINKTKRSTRATEPEEAEAILETEQRLEKIRRGLQVKESQELEQLRHRQVEAEQELEELKRRREERRRVRGEEERRREEEEQQRLAREEEERRRMKEDIERRRMEAAERMKSLSTSSVDGDEMFSPISPKAPTHKITERTESLNRSLKKSNSFKKTQPLVLTSKIDDKLEQYAHAVENSQEARAVKASLSDLPSSPEVVASKKNLFEAGEAWTQSPTKGATCKDADGLKVGVASLITQWVKGPSDGSRQSPCKAADVKPGDVMQKKNMWEIIGDSSGRPGQGAKGSAAGKKYKFVVTGHGKYEKIPVDDESGEEFTNGKSDLYHRDY